A window of the Nibribacter ruber genome harbors these coding sequences:
- a CDS encoding nucleotidyltransferase family protein: MQLAEARRIAEWFTRHLRESCLRIEVAGSIRREKPEVNDIELVAIPRYETLPAPTDFFGVPSGTGPMTNMLYEALRKIERVQWIKPNTTDIIEWPLKPTAKWFKGYIPSKDLKIDIFTATRENWGLIYAIRTGSAEFSHQKLACQWVKYGFHSKGGTLYKNGKPFPVPEEKDLFNIIKMPILAPQLRF, encoded by the coding sequence ATGCAGCTAGCCGAAGCCAGAAGAATAGCAGAGTGGTTCACCCGCCACCTGCGTGAGTCCTGCCTCAGAATAGAGGTGGCCGGCTCCATCAGAAGGGAAAAGCCCGAGGTGAACGACATTGAGTTGGTGGCGATCCCAAGGTATGAGACGCTACCCGCGCCCACCGACTTCTTCGGCGTACCCAGCGGAACCGGCCCCATGACCAACATGCTCTATGAGGCGCTCAGAAAAATAGAAAGGGTCCAGTGGATAAAGCCCAACACCACAGACATCATAGAGTGGCCCCTCAAGCCCACCGCCAAATGGTTCAAGGGCTACATACCCAGCAAAGACCTGAAGATTGACATCTTCACCGCCACCCGCGAGAACTGGGGCCTGATCTACGCCATACGCACCGGCTCCGCGGAGTTCTCCCACCAGAAGCTGGCCTGCCAGTGGGTCAAGTACGGGTTCCACAGCAAGGGCGGCACCCTCTACAAGAACGGCAAGCCCTTTCCGGTACCAGAGGAGAAAGACCTGTTCAACATCATCAAAATGCCGATTCTGGCGCCACAACTGAGATTTTAA
- a CDS encoding helix-turn-helix transcriptional regulator: MVDLNQIAMKGDIAIAKEEILQSIMSLVAPELAKLNDRYMTVKEIAEFTKHSQATVRKWMNEGKKDRFGYPVKLEHAEFSHGDLRALRSEVIRFGQVKDVEPQVQRRKTA; encoded by the coding sequence ATGGTAGACTTGAATCAGATAGCAATGAAGGGCGACATCGCCATCGCTAAAGAGGAGATACTCCAGAGCATCATGTCATTGGTGGCACCTGAGCTGGCCAAGCTCAACGACCGCTACATGACGGTGAAGGAGATTGCGGAATTCACCAAGCACAGCCAGGCCACCGTCCGCAAATGGATGAACGAGGGCAAGAAAGACCGCTTCGGCTACCCTGTGAAACTGGAGCACGCCGAGTTCAGCCACGGCGATCTGCGCGCCCTCCGGAGCGAGGTGATCAGGTTCGGGCAGGTAAAGGATGTCGAACCGCAGGTGCAGCGCCGCAAAACCGCCTAA
- a CDS encoding helix-turn-helix domain-containing protein codes for MLLGERVKQEIAKSSFKTEEIAEEIGITANNLYRLYKKDSFEIKYLLKICELLNLPVSHFIDAPNNISNSGQIQAAKQVGKNNQTISLGGESSFDLKHQLELCQVEKASLEQRLKDKEELIEVLRSK; via the coding sequence ATGTTACTTGGAGAGAGAGTAAAACAGGAGATTGCTAAATCTTCATTCAAAACTGAAGAGATAGCAGAGGAGATAGGGATTACAGCCAACAACCTTTACAGGCTGTACAAAAAGGATTCCTTTGAAATAAAGTACCTGCTAAAAATCTGCGAATTGCTTAACCTCCCAGTTAGCCACTTTATTGACGCACCAAATAATATCTCCAACTCTGGCCAAATACAGGCAGCCAAGCAGGTGGGGAAGAACAATCAGACAATTAGCCTTGGAGGAGAAAGTAGCTTTGACCTGAAGCACCAATTAGAATTGTGCCAAGTAGAGAAGGCAAGCCTTGAGCAAAGGCTAAAGGATAAGGAAGAATTAATTGAGGTGCTAAGAAGTAAGTAG
- a CDS encoding ATP-binding protein has product MSSQNFKRLISAPKHFTNANIFDFINSCEPIFSLKNKQESGFGLNISKIEQASMLGVLLIYKIMDFAFANNCFSQPTLLYNPDSDNVLDKYGFKKLVHALMANSKEEEKEMSNLKISYKDNFIIAPQALLRKKQYNHNSLNWQYYPLIEQYYSENKKAVSMILLSFSEILLNFWEHAVDDTKSIIVANGNSQKIEIACADTGNGIITTLGKSLSTKNLDPEKILLEAVKKGVTSKKLTNHMGYGLWILDEIATKTKGRLQIISQGATYSNSGGRKKVRRCGYWQGSIVYLSLPIANAVSLTDILPEDVKTRGTIQINFA; this is encoded by the coding sequence ATGAGTTCACAAAATTTTAAAAGATTAATTAGTGCTCCTAAACATTTTACAAATGCCAACATTTTTGATTTTATAAACTCCTGTGAACCAATATTTTCGTTAAAAAACAAGCAAGAGTCTGGGTTTGGGCTTAATATTAGTAAGATTGAACAAGCTTCTATGCTGGGAGTGTTGTTGATTTACAAAATCATGGACTTTGCTTTTGCGAATAATTGCTTTTCGCAGCCAACTTTACTTTATAATCCTGATTCGGATAATGTACTTGACAAGTATGGTTTTAAAAAACTAGTACATGCTCTGATGGCTAATTCCAAAGAAGAGGAAAAGGAAATGAGTAATCTTAAAATTTCCTACAAAGATAATTTCATCATTGCACCACAGGCTTTACTAAGAAAAAAACAATACAATCACAATTCATTAAATTGGCAGTATTACCCGTTAATTGAGCAGTACTATAGTGAAAATAAAAAAGCAGTGTCAATGATACTCCTTTCCTTCTCAGAGATACTCTTGAACTTTTGGGAACATGCAGTTGATGACACGAAGTCCATAATAGTGGCGAATGGGAATAGTCAAAAAATAGAAATTGCTTGTGCAGACACAGGTAACGGCATAATTACTACCTTGGGAAAGAGTTTGTCTACCAAGAACTTAGACCCTGAAAAAATACTATTAGAAGCTGTAAAAAAGGGAGTTACATCAAAAAAATTAACCAATCACATGGGATATGGTTTGTGGATTTTAGATGAGATTGCCACAAAAACCAAGGGGAGGCTTCAGATCATATCCCAAGGAGCAACTTATTCCAATAGTGGAGGTAGGAAGAAAGTGAGGAGATGTGGTTATTGGCAGGGAAGCATTGTATATCTATCTTTACCCATTGCTAATGCTGTATCATTAACAGACATCCTTCCAGAGGATGTTAAAACAAGAGGCACCATTCAAATCAATTTTGCATGA
- a CDS encoding STAS-like domain-containing protein: MKTLSLDNFAPIISDRLVGDEIYNLIKSDLETCQQLDIDLKEIKSMATFCAKQIFGKLYLELGGDSFFQRIRLINATDDLKTIIRIGIQSALEDR; encoded by the coding sequence ATGAAAACATTATCGCTAGACAATTTCGCTCCTATTATCAGTGACAGACTTGTTGGTGATGAAATTTATAACCTTATTAAGTCAGACCTTGAGACCTGCCAGCAGTTAGACATTGATCTCAAAGAGATTAAGTCAATGGCAACTTTCTGCGCAAAACAGATCTTTGGCAAACTTTACCTTGAGTTGGGAGGAGACAGCTTCTTTCAAAGAATTCGGCTTATTAATGCCACTGACGACTTAAAGACGATAATTAGGATTGGTATTCAAAGTGCTTTAGAGGATAGATAG
- a CDS encoding tyrosine-type recombinase/integrase codes for MKTKRNIRSDRPDKRGYAPIRFTVHLDGARFYIETGEQCLPENWDGGMRLVTSGDHYHKQINARLIKWESILEEIATRYKSRRRILTQDLLLKEFYEAVDPEEEKQEVAFFQENAFLTLMHKWRSHQQSKIQLTTGKPLADSTIKGITSTIKRFEKFQEARGREITFEEMDLKFYEEFQQHLLIDKKQKVNNFGKHIDRLKTFLKWAEVQHDAPVNRKYKLFSSPEIYVGVDALSASELHAIYNLNFEDPQTKEKLFTCYKEKGVIKLEGSMRFGQWCKSVEKARDIFLMCCYTGMRISDALSFTMLDINHQQGLIIRPATKTLNDCYIPFFDDVLFKPKEMVMKYYLQYNTCMPPEPASKVNEYLKEIQKLVGIKRLTLTTKIGRKTFATLKLYQGIPSRIVMQATGHKTESSFNRYVGVNTSELGRAFKQGSAGVGMRDGVMMVG; via the coding sequence ATGAAGACTAAGAGAAACATCAGATCAGACCGGCCGGACAAGCGAGGCTATGCCCCCATCAGATTCACCGTTCACCTGGACGGCGCCAGGTTCTACATTGAGACCGGGGAGCAGTGCCTTCCGGAGAACTGGGACGGTGGCATGCGGCTTGTCACCAGTGGGGACCACTATCACAAACAAATCAACGCGAGGCTCATAAAATGGGAAAGTATACTGGAGGAGATTGCCACCAGGTACAAGAGCCGGCGCAGGATCCTGACGCAGGACCTGCTGCTGAAGGAATTCTACGAGGCGGTGGATCCAGAGGAAGAAAAACAGGAAGTGGCCTTTTTTCAGGAAAACGCCTTTCTCACCCTCATGCATAAATGGCGCTCCCACCAGCAGAGTAAAATACAGCTGACCACCGGCAAGCCCTTAGCCGACAGCACCATAAAAGGCATCACCTCCACCATCAAGAGATTTGAGAAGTTCCAGGAGGCGCGCGGCCGGGAGATAACCTTTGAGGAAATGGACCTGAAGTTCTATGAGGAGTTCCAGCAGCACCTGCTCATAGACAAGAAGCAGAAGGTGAATAATTTCGGCAAGCACATAGACCGCCTAAAAACGTTTCTGAAATGGGCAGAGGTCCAGCATGACGCGCCGGTCAACCGGAAGTACAAGCTGTTCTCCAGCCCTGAGATTTACGTGGGCGTAGACGCGCTCTCGGCCTCAGAACTGCACGCCATCTATAACCTCAACTTTGAAGACCCGCAAACGAAGGAGAAGCTGTTCACCTGCTACAAGGAGAAGGGAGTCATCAAACTGGAGGGGAGCATGCGCTTTGGCCAGTGGTGCAAGTCTGTGGAAAAGGCGCGCGACATCTTTCTCATGTGCTGCTATACCGGCATGCGCATCAGCGACGCGCTCTCATTCACCATGCTGGACATAAACCACCAGCAGGGCCTGATCATACGGCCGGCCACCAAAACCCTGAACGACTGCTACATTCCGTTTTTTGATGACGTCCTCTTCAAGCCGAAGGAGATGGTCATGAAATACTACCTGCAGTACAACACCTGCATGCCCCCGGAGCCGGCCTCTAAGGTCAACGAGTACTTGAAAGAGATCCAGAAGCTGGTGGGGATAAAGCGTCTTACCCTCACCACCAAGATAGGCAGGAAGACCTTTGCCACCTTGAAGCTCTACCAGGGCATTCCCTCCAGGATTGTGATGCAGGCCACCGGCCACAAGACGGAAAGCAGCTTCAACCGGTATGTGGGCGTGAACACCTCAGAACTGGGCCGGGCCTTCAAGCAGGGCTCTGCCGGCGTTGGCATGAGAGACGGCGTCATGATGGTAGGCTAG
- a CDS encoding T9SS type A sorting domain-containing protein, protein MIKDGSGTVVYQAEITGCKGPIVKTDTTTLPFAVVVIREIVNSTSSGSGITGSEISYECGSTIDLTNLFLAWTDAAKKSTCETLKPNLIAPKCGTLPTIAVSTGLTASSVATNVSCSGAGNGAINASVSGGSAPYTYSWVATGGGVIPTGQADDQDLTGLVSGTYTLTVTDGSGCQAITSETITQPDAVLRPAVTIVEPSICAPSPNGSVTVTSPVGADFEYSNDGGTTWQDSPIFSVAAGAGFSITVRSKSSGCVSPATDCDNYDDEISAAPASLKAPASSGTAKDEGMVAYPIPFGDRTTVEFRSARGEEYVINLYDMNGTLIRQLKSGKAKADEVVRVEVDGRGMKEGVYMARKISKSGMSSIKLLKKN, encoded by the coding sequence GTGATAAAGGACGGCTCCGGCACCGTGGTCTACCAGGCCGAGATTACTGGCTGCAAGGGCCCTATCGTGAAAACCGACACCACCACGCTTCCCTTTGCTGTAGTCGTAATTAGGGAGATAGTCAATTCCACTTCCTCCGGCTCAGGGATAACCGGCTCCGAGATTTCCTATGAGTGCGGCTCGACCATTGACTTGACCAACCTGTTCCTAGCCTGGACCGATGCCGCGAAAAAGAGCACCTGTGAGACTCTGAAACCCAACCTCATCGCTCCTAAGTGCGGGACCCTGCCTACCATCGCAGTGTCCACCGGCCTGACCGCCTCTTCCGTGGCGACCAACGTTTCCTGCTCCGGCGCTGGGAACGGCGCGATTAACGCATCGGTGTCTGGCGGCTCGGCCCCCTACACCTACTCATGGGTGGCCACCGGCGGCGGCGTCATCCCGACCGGGCAGGCGGACGACCAGGACCTGACCGGGCTGGTCTCCGGCACCTACACCCTGACCGTCACGGACGGCAGTGGCTGCCAGGCCATCACCTCAGAGACAATCACACAGCCTGATGCAGTCCTGAGACCGGCGGTGACGATAGTGGAGCCTTCCATCTGCGCGCCTTCGCCCAATGGCTCGGTGACGGTGACCTCGCCGGTTGGCGCGGACTTCGAGTACAGCAACGACGGAGGCACTACTTGGCAGGACTCGCCAATCTTCAGTGTGGCGGCGGGTGCCGGCTTCAGCATCACCGTCAGAAGCAAGAGCAGCGGCTGCGTGTCGCCTGCGACCGACTGTGACAACTATGATGATGAGATAAGTGCTGCCCCGGCCTCCCTGAAGGCGCCAGCCTCCTCAGGCACTGCGAAGGATGAGGGGATGGTCGCCTACCCCATCCCGTTCGGCGATAGAACCACCGTCGAGTTCAGGTCCGCGAGGGGAGAGGAGTACGTGATAAACCTCTATGACATGAACGGCACCTTAATCAGACAGCTGAAGTCCGGTAAGGCCAAGGCTGATGAGGTCGTAAGGGTCGAGGTGGACGGACGGGGCATGAAGGAGGGCGTGTACATGGCCCGCAAAATCAGCAAGTCCGGCATGAGTTCCATTAAATTGCTCAAGAAGAACTAG